One region of Enterobacter ludwigii genomic DNA includes:
- a CDS encoding HBL/NHE enterotoxin family protein, with protein MPALKVSFTQALTAQQNVRQQMMQVAQQLEQLPPINDPQISDLNENIFSVRNHANYYLSDIVVKMDSLYSEVIKFGGELDSTVANIRSELNGPDGQEYLTKAQGQIKQLLADSAPLSASLNDFNKVIISFNNDITTDSRNLLADQQRAQQLLAADQARLEALNAQLNALNAELESKKRMEIIIGIFTLGIGAAIMELTGYVQSTERAIAQAQQETGMLYQEIGQLGATSDALNALTKGTAILCGLTQSLQYGWQTVTAELSEVTQQQVTADFLIVSVNAVQANWQEVMRTVEQLQ; from the coding sequence ATGCCAGCATTGAAAGTCAGCTTTACTCAGGCATTAACGGCTCAACAAAATGTGCGTCAACAGATGATGCAGGTCGCACAACAATTAGAACAGCTTCCGCCCATTAACGATCCGCAGATCTCCGATCTGAATGAAAATATCTTTTCCGTCCGCAATCATGCAAATTATTATCTGTCTGACATTGTGGTCAAAATGGATTCGTTGTATTCCGAGGTTATCAAGTTTGGAGGTGAGCTGGATTCTACGGTTGCCAACATCCGTTCTGAATTAAATGGTCCTGACGGACAGGAATATCTCACAAAAGCTCAGGGGCAGATTAAGCAGTTACTCGCCGACAGCGCGCCGCTATCCGCCTCTCTGAATGATTTCAATAAGGTTATTATTTCCTTTAATAATGACATTACGACGGACTCAAGGAACTTGCTAGCCGATCAGCAAAGGGCACAACAGTTATTAGCTGCCGATCAGGCAAGGTTAGAGGCTCTTAACGCTCAGCTGAATGCGCTGAATGCTGAGCTTGAAAGTAAAAAGAGGATGGAAATTATCATCGGTATTTTTACTCTTGGGATTGGCGCCGCGATTATGGAATTGACAGGCTATGTGCAAAGCACGGAGCGGGCAATTGCTCAGGCGCAACAGGAAACGGGAATGCTTTATCAGGAAATAGGACAACTTGGTGCCACCAGTGATGCACTGAACGCATTGACCAAAGGAACCGCTATTTTGTGTGGCCTGACACAATCTCTTCAATATGGTTGGCAAACCGTGACGGCCGAGCTGTCGGAGGTCACTCAACAACAGGTGACTGCGGATTTTCTTATAGTCTCCGTTAATGCCGTGCAGGCGAACTGGCAGGAAGTGATGCGCACCGTTGAGCAATTGCAGTAA
- a CDS encoding glycoside hydrolase family 19 protein, producing MSELTLGTALSALILCGVAGMVGQGIRAVVGLRKAGYLQLEAGDSKQNFSASYLMVTLMIGFIAGSLSGITMGLDTFAGKFPAESLMAVVAAGYAGVDFIEGSFNSRIKSAVSPYIGPDAKKADGGGSVGSIGTGDDTPPTPVSPASPKPAPEAAPAYTTLPQSPLASALKQVSPRLNIDIWAPALGNAFNHYEIHSERRIAAAVGQFMVEAGATFSELEENLRYTTLNQLIKIFGRHFKDDQEAEQFLRQPMKLANRVYANRLGNGDEASGDGYRYRGRGLIQLTGKSEYQEFARFINMPVEEAAEWCTSPEGAAASGCWYLKTRNCLPLADNWDLVKLTERVNGKAKVILEDRIAFSKAMLKALS from the coding sequence ATGAGCGAATTAACATTAGGAACCGCGCTCTCTGCCTTGATTTTATGCGGTGTGGCGGGGATGGTTGGACAAGGGATTCGGGCCGTTGTCGGGCTGAGAAAAGCAGGTTATCTGCAACTTGAAGCGGGCGACAGTAAGCAGAACTTCAGTGCCAGCTATTTAATGGTCACCCTGATGATCGGTTTTATTGCTGGCAGCCTTTCAGGGATAACAATGGGGTTGGACACATTTGCCGGAAAATTTCCTGCTGAATCGCTAATGGCCGTGGTAGCCGCAGGATATGCCGGTGTCGATTTTATTGAGGGGAGTTTTAATTCTCGCATCAAATCTGCCGTATCCCCCTATATCGGTCCTGATGCCAAAAAAGCCGATGGTGGGGGATCGGTTGGCAGTATTGGCACAGGTGATGACACCCCACCCACGCCCGTCAGCCCTGCCTCACCCAAGCCAGCACCTGAGGCAGCCCCTGCCTATACGACGCTTCCACAATCGCCGCTTGCCAGCGCCTTAAAACAGGTAAGCCCACGCCTGAATATCGATATCTGGGCTCCGGCGCTTGGCAACGCATTTAATCACTACGAGATCCATTCCGAACGACGCATTGCCGCCGCTGTCGGGCAATTTATGGTGGAAGCAGGGGCAACGTTTTCCGAGCTTGAGGAAAATCTGCGATACACCACGCTGAACCAGTTAATAAAGATTTTTGGCCGTCACTTCAAAGACGACCAGGAAGCCGAACAGTTCTTACGTCAGCCAATGAAACTGGCAAACCGTGTCTATGCCAACCGACTGGGCAATGGCGATGAAGCCTCGGGAGACGGTTACCGCTATCGCGGGCGAGGTTTGATCCAGTTGACGGGAAAATCGGAATATCAGGAGTTTGCCAGATTTATCAACATGCCCGTTGAGGAAGCTGCCGAATGGTGTACAAGCCCTGAAGGAGCAGCCGCTTCAGGCTGCTGGTATCTGAAAACCCGCAACTGCCTGCCGCTCGCCGACAACTGGGATTTGGTGAAGTTAACAGAGCGAGTCAATGGCAAAGCCAAAGTGATCCTCGAAGATCGAATCGCTTTCTCAAAGGCGATGCTGAAAGCCCTTTCATGA
- the yjjJ gene encoding type II toxin-antitoxin system HipA family toxin YjjJ, which produces MTNRSETLRQLLRKGPISVRQLTDNMGISQPTASRAIKALGDEVVRIGSGPSIHYVLRDALRGFSSAPIYRITEEGKVKPLGQLIPVYPDGFVMEQADNICLHSDGLPWWLFDMRPQGYLGRAYASRFSTELGLPANPENWTDSDVIRALLAHGHDAVGNVLIGEQARNHFVDMPQPVAVERATAYPSLALAVSSGEVPGSSAGGEQPKFCTYTERGHVIVKFTAPDDNPISERWRDLLLAEHLALKVLDVETEVFDFGGQRFLEIPRFDRVGPLGRKGLFSLRALEAEFVGRAREAWPVLVNELVKQGCVHPDAIAGTARLWAFGMLIGNTDMHHGNLSFISAHGRPYHLAPAYDMLPMGFAPKSGGGMLNTLRPAMLLDAIVGEIWHESLELAERFYALVSNCNRFSASFAPCVAALRAHLDEARSRISRLG; this is translated from the coding sequence ATGACAAATCGATCCGAAACGTTACGTCAGTTGCTGAGGAAAGGCCCAATATCGGTAAGGCAACTTACTGATAATATGGGAATTAGTCAGCCTACGGCTTCGAGAGCGATTAAAGCGCTTGGTGATGAAGTGGTGCGTATTGGCTCTGGTCCATCTATTCATTACGTACTACGCGATGCGCTTCGTGGGTTCAGTTCGGCCCCTATTTACCGCATCACCGAAGAGGGCAAGGTCAAGCCGCTGGGGCAGCTCATACCGGTTTATCCCGATGGTTTTGTGATGGAGCAAGCGGATAACATCTGTCTTCATAGCGATGGGCTGCCGTGGTGGCTCTTTGATATGCGGCCTCAGGGATATCTTGGCCGGGCGTATGCATCCCGATTTTCAACTGAACTTGGCCTGCCGGCAAATCCTGAAAACTGGACAGACTCCGATGTTATAAGGGCCTTACTGGCTCATGGGCACGATGCGGTAGGGAACGTATTAATAGGAGAGCAAGCGCGAAACCATTTTGTGGATATGCCGCAGCCTGTTGCAGTGGAGCGGGCAACGGCATATCCGTCGTTGGCTCTGGCCGTTAGCTCCGGAGAGGTGCCGGGTTCCTCCGCTGGCGGTGAGCAACCAAAATTTTGCACCTATACAGAACGTGGTCATGTCATCGTGAAGTTCACGGCTCCCGACGATAACCCCATAAGCGAACGCTGGCGAGATCTTCTACTGGCAGAACATCTTGCGTTAAAAGTGCTTGATGTTGAAACAGAGGTATTTGATTTTGGTGGACAGCGTTTCCTTGAAATCCCACGGTTTGATCGTGTAGGACCACTTGGCCGTAAAGGTCTTTTTTCGTTACGGGCTCTGGAGGCGGAATTTGTCGGCCGAGCAAGAGAGGCCTGGCCCGTATTGGTTAACGAGTTGGTTAAGCAGGGATGTGTTCATCCTGATGCCATCGCAGGAACGGCGCGGCTTTGGGCATTTGGCATGTTGATCGGCAATACCGACATGCACCACGGGAATCTGTCGTTTATTAGCGCCCATGGGCGTCCTTATCATCTTGCGCCTGCCTATGACATGCTGCCCATGGGATTTGCGCCGAAGTCGGGGGGCGGAATGTTGAATACACTTCGTCCGGCAATGCTCCTTGATGCGATTGTGGGAGAAATCTGGCATGAGTCACTTGAACTGGCTGAGCGCTTTTATGCTTTGGTCAGCAATTGCAACCGTTTTTCTGCCAGCTTTGCGCCATGCGTGGCGGCGTTACGCGCACATCTTGACGAGGCGAGGTCAAGGATATCGCGTCTGGGATAA
- a CDS encoding copper-binding protein, which translates to MKNIVLTSLLGFGLISSAWATETVDIHERVNNAQAPAHQMQSAAAPVRIQGVESHQKTMGNNTVSMTVSSTSYAAMDEHERAAVAHEFMNNGQSGPHEAMAEAHRRMINAG; encoded by the coding sequence ATGAAAAATATCGTATTAACATCTTTGCTGGGCTTTGGTTTAATTTCTTCGGCCTGGGCCACTGAAACCGTGGATATCCATGAGCGCGTCAACAATGCGCAAGCTCCTGCTCACCAGATGCAGTCTGCCGCGGCTCCTGTCAGGATCCAGGGTGTGGAAAGTCATCAGAAGACGATGGGAAATAACACTGTATCCATGACCGTCTCGTCAACGTCTTACGCAGCGATGGATGAGCATGAAAGAGCAGCGGTTGCCCATGAATTCATGAATAACGGTCAGTCCGGCCCACATGAGGCCATGGCCGAAGCGCACCGCCGCATGATCAATGCAGGCTGA
- a CDS encoding alpha-helical pore-forming toxin family protein, producing the protein MLNHILQAGTNPSINSNNMKASADASTTAAVIIQNYVGTILTQADLSLPDILPHLPEHQAKARDHATSWRDVIQPQMISTNTDIVSFSNNFDSYYDPLVKLAVKIQQNPSDTASINTFKLGVQQLQALVAQKQTATHTVVNSVGGFQTTLAEDARNFASDFTTAEAALAGKDGQIAALGKQIDAINSAMSKDLTMIAAGSTAAVVGGLMIAVGVLAEIATAGVSTALIVGGLVVVGAGAGVAIAGGVDYAKQTSALSTAITTKTKLQQQYSATKNVNTIVQNLSGQASAAVQAAGSLLAGWQTLEQDFIVFQSALTSATPDLGYFLIAQLNAAKADWDDVGNHARKLLDYGSLPVSNASVTSSGILLPNPTATFARLAAA; encoded by the coding sequence ATGCTAAATCATATTCTACAGGCTGGCACCAATCCATCGATTAACAGTAATAACATGAAAGCGAGCGCTGATGCCTCTACCACAGCAGCCGTGATCATTCAAAACTATGTCGGCACCATTTTAACGCAGGCCGATCTCTCCCTGCCGGATATATTACCTCATCTACCGGAACATCAGGCAAAGGCCAGAGACCATGCCACATCCTGGCGTGATGTCATACAGCCGCAAATGATCTCAACCAATACGGATATTGTAAGCTTCTCTAACAATTTTGATTCCTATTATGATCCTTTGGTTAAGCTGGCGGTAAAAATACAGCAAAACCCTTCGGACACAGCATCAATTAATACTTTTAAACTGGGTGTTCAGCAACTTCAGGCGCTGGTCGCTCAAAAACAAACCGCTACGCATACCGTGGTTAATTCAGTGGGCGGTTTCCAGACAACGCTTGCCGAAGATGCCCGCAATTTCGCCAGTGATTTTACTACGGCAGAAGCGGCATTAGCCGGTAAAGACGGACAAATTGCCGCTCTGGGAAAACAAATCGACGCTATTAATTCCGCCATGAGTAAGGACTTAACTATGATTGCAGCGGGTTCAACCGCCGCAGTGGTAGGAGGATTAATGATTGCCGTGGGGGTACTGGCGGAAATTGCGACCGCAGGCGTCAGTACCGCACTGATTGTCGGTGGATTGGTGGTCGTCGGGGCCGGTGCTGGTGTTGCCATTGCCGGGGGGGTTGACTATGCCAAGCAAACCAGCGCGCTCAGCACGGCCATTACGACCAAAACAAAACTACAACAACAGTATTCTGCCACCAAAAACGTGAATACGATTGTTCAGAATCTTTCGGGCCAGGCATCCGCTGCGGTTCAGGCCGCGGGTTCTTTACTGGCAGGTTGGCAGACGCTTGAACAGGACTTTATTGTCTTCCAGTCGGCGCTGACCAGCGCGACCCCAGATTTAGGCTATTTCCTGATCGCGCAACTCAATGCGGCGAAAGCGGACTGGGATGATGTTGGCAATCATGCCCGTAAGCTATTGGATTATGGTTCTTTACCGGTCAGCAACGCATCGGTCACCAGCAGTGGGATCCTGTTGCCTAACCCAACGGCGACATTTGCACGGCTGGCTGCTGCATAG
- a CDS encoding lipase family protein has protein sequence MPVAYSADNQSLYHPERDITLLCDSDWPDEIALAAELSRLAYLRAEKKGAGEKEKLTGILKAAGFGAPELLNDVARDAYGFATCHASGLCVLAFRGTQIDHYQDFLTNIQTLPEYCRYGRVHTGFQKSAQALQPLAENWLKKMTAKRTHLLICGHSLGGAIATLLAMALQPDTLITIGCPRVGDDAFVSSLLGQPHLQVIRVVNCCDAVPTVPPTFLGYEHAGNALYLDCNGKLLHNPTASALKSDRAAGRKIYAPLYEADRLNHVPVRWLADHAPHNYIRAFWP, from the coding sequence ATGCCTGTTGCTTATAGTGCAGATAATCAATCACTTTATCATCCTGAACGAGATATAACATTATTGTGTGATTCTGACTGGCCAGATGAAATCGCGCTGGCAGCAGAATTATCACGGCTGGCATATCTGAGGGCAGAAAAAAAGGGGGCTGGAGAAAAAGAGAAGTTAACGGGCATATTAAAAGCGGCGGGGTTTGGCGCGCCCGAACTGTTGAACGATGTTGCTCGTGATGCTTACGGGTTTGCCACCTGTCATGCCAGCGGCCTGTGCGTGCTTGCCTTTCGGGGAACGCAGATTGATCACTACCAGGATTTTCTGACCAATATTCAGACATTGCCTGAATATTGTCGCTATGGACGAGTACATACCGGATTTCAAAAAAGCGCCCAAGCCCTACAGCCTCTGGCGGAAAACTGGCTCAAGAAAATGACAGCAAAGCGAACCCATTTGCTGATTTGTGGCCACAGCCTAGGTGGGGCAATAGCTACTTTGCTGGCGATGGCGTTACAGCCGGACACGTTAATAACTATAGGTTGCCCCAGAGTCGGAGACGATGCATTTGTCAGTTCCCTGCTGGGCCAGCCTCATTTGCAGGTAATCCGGGTGGTCAACTGCTGCGATGCGGTGCCGACCGTCCCCCCGACATTCCTGGGCTATGAGCATGCCGGAAATGCTCTCTACCTTGATTGCAATGGAAAGCTTCTGCATAACCCAACCGCTAGCGCACTGAAAAGCGATCGGGCGGCAGGGCGTAAAATCTATGCTCCGCTCTATGAAGCCGACCGCCTGAATCATGTTCCGGTGCGTTGGCTCGCCGATCACGCCCCTCACAATTACATCCGGGCCTTCTGGCCATAA
- a CDS encoding IS5 family transposase — protein MKDQITHPPDNTDHSVAKQKFRITNWSTYNKALINRGSLTFWLDDEAIQAWYESATPSSRGRPQRYSDLAITTVLVIKRVFRLTLRAAQGFIDSIFALMNVPLRCPDYTSVSKRAKSVNVSFKTSTRGEIAHLVIDSTGLKVFGEGEWKVRKHGKERRRIWRKLHLAVDSNTHEVVCADLSLNNVTDSEAFPGLIRQTHRKIRAAAADGAYDTRLCHDELRRKKISALIPPRKGAGYWPGEYADRNRAVANQRLSGSNARWKWTTEYNRRSIAETAMYRMKQLLGDSLTLRDYDGQVAEAMAMVRALNRMTKAGMPESVRIA, from the coding sequence TTGAAGGATCAGATCACGCATCCTCCCGACAACACAGACCATTCCGTGGCAAAGCAAAAGTTCAGAATCACCAACTGGTCCACCTACAACAAAGCTCTCATCAACCGTGGCTCCCTCACTTTCTGGCTGGATGATGAGGCGATTCAGGCCTGGTATGAGTCGGCAACGCCTTCATCACGAGGAAGGCCCCAGCGCTATTCTGATCTCGCCATCACCACCGTTCTGGTGATTAAACGCGTATTCCGGCTGACCCTGCGGGCTGCGCAGGGTTTTATTGATTCCATTTTTGCCCTGATGAACGTTCCGTTGCGCTGCCCGGATTACACCAGTGTCAGTAAGCGGGCAAAGTCGGTTAATGTCAGTTTCAAAACGTCCACCCGGGGTGAAATCGCACACCTGGTGATTGATTCCACCGGGCTGAAGGTCTTTGGTGAAGGCGAATGGAAAGTCAGAAAGCACGGCAAAGAGCGCCGTCGTATCTGGCGAAAGTTGCATCTTGCTGTTGACAGCAACACACATGAAGTTGTCTGTGCAGACCTGTCGCTGAATAACGTCACGGACTCAGAAGCCTTCCCGGGCCTTATCCGGCAGACTCACAGAAAAATCAGGGCAGCCGCGGCAGACGGGGCTTACGATACCCGGCTCTGTCACGATGAACTGCGCCGCAAAAAAATCAGCGCGCTTATTCCTCCCCGAAAAGGAGCAGGTTACTGGCCCGGTGAGTACGCAGACCGCAACCGTGCCGTTGCTAATCAGCGGCTGAGCGGAAGCAATGCACGGTGGAAATGGACAACGGAATATAACCGTCGCTCGATAGCGGAAACGGCAATGTACAGAATGAAGCAGTTGTTGGGAGATTCACTGACGCTGCGTGACTACGATGGTCAGGTAGCGGAAGCTATGGCCATGGTGCGTGCGTTGAACAGGATGACAAAGGCTGGGATGCCAGAAAGCGTGCGTATTGCCTGA
- a CDS encoding alpha-helical pore-forming toxin family protein — protein sequence MQQSRIQGIGASSIAQQTYASTVLCQPNIHLDILPDLPAQQAIARDQAQEWLSSINPAAISSLVNVRNFSNQVGAYVDALLPAAQKYDMGDKSQLPYIQQGIQQLLSLAQKNVTSTGVFVDNVQVYVNGINSSQSTFKAAKETVQTQITGDKGEISALRQKLNDLNKQMDADIVQISAGAVSDIIGIGMIVIAATTIIETGGATQTLLAAGITLVAGGTLAMTISSADIVKAQKEYSTTLTNLVGLELEVAVFDTVYNQLTASERLSQSAIDSAKLLVNGWQTVADSYQQTLTDLQQSSKGYLALRLSAMKRQWQQLGEQAGSVMQLGPLPFNTVPANELKSSA from the coding sequence ATTCAACAAAGCCGTATTCAGGGCATCGGTGCTTCTTCGATTGCTCAACAGACTTATGCGAGCACTGTATTATGTCAACCCAACATTCATTTAGATATTTTACCTGACCTTCCTGCACAGCAGGCTATTGCGCGCGATCAGGCGCAGGAATGGTTGTCCTCGATTAATCCGGCGGCTATCTCTTCTCTGGTGAATGTGCGTAATTTTTCGAATCAGGTGGGGGCTTATGTCGATGCACTTCTTCCGGCGGCACAAAAATATGACATGGGGGATAAAAGCCAGCTTCCTTATATCCAGCAGGGCATCCAGCAGCTGCTTTCTCTTGCTCAGAAAAACGTCACTTCCACGGGGGTGTTTGTCGATAACGTCCAGGTTTATGTGAATGGGATCAACAGCAGTCAGAGCACATTTAAAGCGGCTAAAGAAACCGTGCAGACGCAAATTACCGGTGATAAAGGGGAAATATCGGCACTCCGGCAGAAGCTAAACGATCTGAATAAACAGATGGATGCAGATATTGTGCAGATTTCGGCGGGAGCGGTGAGCGACATTATAGGGATCGGCATGATTGTCATTGCGGCCACAACAATTATCGAAACCGGTGGGGCAACACAAACGCTTCTGGCTGCGGGTATTACCCTGGTCGCGGGCGGAACGCTGGCGATGACCATAAGCTCTGCCGATATTGTCAAAGCGCAAAAAGAGTACAGCACAACGTTGACCAATCTCGTCGGGCTTGAATTGGAGGTGGCTGTCTTTGACACGGTTTATAACCAGTTGACGGCCAGTGAAAGACTTTCTCAGTCTGCCATTGATTCCGCTAAGCTGCTGGTCAACGGATGGCAGACCGTTGCTGATAGCTACCAGCAAACGCTGACCGACCTGCAGCAGAGTTCAAAGGGGTATCTGGCACTGAGGCTGAGTGCGATGAAACGCCAGTGGCAACAGCTAGGTGAACAGGCGGGAAGCGTGATGCAGTTAGGGCCGCTGCCTTTCAATACTGTTCCCGCAAATGAACTGAAGTCGAGTGCATGA
- a CDS encoding alkaline phosphatase D family protein, producing the protein MPYLMVRPLLGNVGVIQLWVGVFGYKTAPILNFTLNEKAVSPEISSQPLAPIRDDDCLNKRPLSYQGIYEFSVQGNDSEHCFNVSIPQDGTSRFLAVKSLPAKVPFLGNSFKIMLMSCYCAGTDAVGVGDFVQQIPVRPDMTLFAGDQVYLDQPPFFHMPDSAEELRKNIAAKYRRNWLSDFTGQRGLQKALTKAPTLCLPDDHEFWNNYPWEQVWKEGTGPEPGANGINHWEVVARELLQDFQLGGAPASQQPWTFLEIEPLSMLFLDTRSYRQKNFTSPTGLMPDSAWKAVEKWRDNLLDHQINGKPLIGVLATGQALFCEPTGWLLNKMGDAELANYTTQFAKLMESIDKLGECGVQVIFLTGDVHWNRVAQANHTRTKRTTLTEVICSPTSLCVTPGVDQANIAKHTVGGLFGKNSDWKRHSDPDTPPKYVGEKNQFSPFEKFYGMRGNHVAIIEFTRSGSGVNMTVNYYPITYPASPAVSTRTYPIINVNT; encoded by the coding sequence ATGCCATATCTGATGGTTCGACCGTTGTTAGGTAATGTTGGTGTCATCCAGCTGTGGGTGGGTGTTTTTGGGTATAAGACAGCCCCGATATTGAACTTTACGTTGAATGAAAAAGCGGTTAGCCCGGAAATAAGTAGTCAGCCTCTGGCTCCGATTCGTGATGATGACTGTCTGAACAAGCGGCCGCTAAGTTATCAGGGGATTTATGAGTTCAGTGTCCAGGGAAATGACAGTGAGCACTGCTTTAATGTGAGCATCCCGCAAGATGGCACATCGCGATTTCTGGCTGTGAAGTCGCTCCCTGCGAAAGTGCCATTTTTGGGTAACAGCTTCAAAATTATGCTGATGTCATGTTACTGCGCGGGTACCGATGCAGTGGGAGTGGGTGATTTTGTGCAACAGATACCGGTACGTCCGGATATGACGCTTTTTGCGGGTGATCAGGTTTATCTGGATCAACCGCCTTTCTTTCACATGCCGGACTCTGCTGAGGAACTCCGAAAAAACATTGCCGCCAAGTACCGTCGAAACTGGTTGTCAGATTTCACCGGGCAAAGGGGGTTACAGAAAGCGTTAACCAAAGCGCCGACATTATGTCTGCCTGATGATCACGAATTCTGGAATAACTATCCCTGGGAACAAGTCTGGAAAGAGGGGACGGGGCCGGAGCCAGGTGCAAATGGGATTAATCATTGGGAAGTTGTCGCAAGAGAGCTGTTACAGGATTTTCAACTGGGAGGCGCTCCTGCTTCCCAACAACCCTGGACGTTTTTGGAAATTGAGCCACTCAGTATGTTGTTCCTGGACACGCGAAGCTATCGACAGAAAAACTTTACCAGCCCGACTGGACTTATGCCTGACAGCGCGTGGAAGGCCGTCGAGAAATGGCGGGATAATCTGTTGGATCACCAAATTAACGGTAAGCCGCTTATCGGTGTACTTGCCACAGGGCAGGCCTTGTTTTGCGAACCAACGGGGTGGTTATTAAACAAAATGGGAGATGCTGAGCTCGCGAACTATACAACACAGTTTGCGAAACTTATGGAATCAATTGATAAGCTTGGTGAGTGTGGTGTACAGGTGATCTTCCTGACGGGAGATGTGCACTGGAACAGAGTGGCTCAAGCTAACCATACCCGGACGAAAAGGACCACTCTGACGGAGGTCATCTGCTCGCCGACCAGTTTGTGTGTGACGCCAGGAGTTGACCAGGCGAATATTGCCAAACACACGGTAGGGGGATTATTCGGTAAAAATTCTGACTGGAAAAGACATTCCGATCCCGATACCCCTCCGAAATATGTTGGTGAAAAAAATCAGTTCAGCCCGTTTGAAAAGTTCTACGGAATGAGAGGCAATCACGTCGCAATTATCGAATTTACTCGTTCAGGTTCAGGGGTAAATATGACGGTGAATTATTATCCCATTACTTATCCAGCGTCTCCTGCCGTTTCTACGAGAACGTATCCGATTATCAACGTTAATACTTAG